The window TTGCCTTTACCCCGTCGTGCGGGCGCCATTGCCGAATAACAGCGCATCACATAAGCGATCCCCTCACCCGGCAAGCCAAGGCGTCTTAGGTGGCGAAGTAGATCTTGCTTTTTAACAATCATATTGAGTCTCCTCACTGCACATGCATGAGTATTCCAGCGGTGAAAAACACAGGCGCAAGGGCCCCCTAAGCCCCGCATGTTGTAAACAGCGCCATATTCAGGGTGTAGGAATACTCATTACCGATTTAGGTAATGAAATTGATAAAATGTGGGACGACAGCAACCGTCAGGCTTGACGAGAGGTTTTTGAAGTGAGAAACTCAAAGTGCTTACTTTTGAGAGCGATCTCATTCAAAAACGGGTCAGGCCTTTGGTTTGTCCCGTTTTACTTTCTGAAGCCGTCGATTATTTCGATATCCCCTCCTTTTCTGTCGGTTTTTCAGTCATTTTCAACGCTAGCAACATAAGCTGGACTTGCTCATCGCTCAACGTCCCCAGTCGCTGCCAAAGCGCATGTACGAGTTCATATTCCCGTACATTGGCCTGGCGCGGTATTCTTCTCAGTGGTTTGGATATTTCTGCGGAAGCCAAAAGGCTTGCTGCTTCTACATCGCTCAAGCTAAGTGCATACACAATTTTATTCAGAACCGGAGTGGAAGCTGGCCCTTTGTGCCCGTTCTCCATCGACGAAATGTAACAAGGCTCGACACCGATCGATTGCCCGAGTTGGGTCTGGCGTAATCCCCTGCTCCTGCGCAATTCTCCAAGCACCACACTAAATGGAGTCATTTGTATTTCCCCATTTTGGAAAAATAGATTACACCGCAGAGTAAGAGATACCAAACTGCCAGTCAAATCATTAGATAGATTTTTCGTTTTTATCGCACTATTTAATAACTAAACTAATCTGTTAAATAAAAATTCAACAGAAAACCAGTTTTGAGGCTGTACTTATTATTTCAGTGGTAATCATATTTAAGCGCATATTTAGATTTTATATACCGAACGTATGGATTTATTTAGTTGATCTGCATTTGAGGTTGTGCTTATGGGTTTTGAGGTTGTACTTATGGGTTTTGAGGCTGTACTTATGGGATTAGAGAACACGCTTATGAACTAATAACTTGCGATGAATATGAGGTTTTTCAGTTACAGCTATTCACTTTATCGAATTCGGTATAGATCGATTCCTTCGAAAATTTCAAAATCAACAGGTCAGTACTCTTCCAGAAGACTGATAATGTAATCATTTTCCAGAATCTCTGTTCGGATAGCGATAATCGCAAACACGGCGAAAACGGCACCAAATAGTGTACAGATAAAAACTATCAAGGAACCCAGATCGGAACTGATTTTTAGAATTGATCCCAGACCCAAAAAGGAAACAAACCACAACAAAGTCGAGATAAATGTTAGTGATTCAGAGAGATGTGCATTGGTTTGTTTTCGGGCTAGTATTTCCGCTCTTACTTCCTTTCGCATTTCAGGGTCCTGTACAAGCCTTTTTTCCATCCATTCCAGTCCAGTGTCAGCAATCTGTCGCTGAATAGACGTTAGGTGGTTTCGCTTGAACAACGAAGTGTAGAACCGTAATGGCACATTTTTCCACTTAAAACGCTCCCTGCTAAATTCACGGTGTTCCTTGATATGATTGCGAATAACATGTTGCAATTCGGCTTGATACGTATTCGGATTATTCATTCGAGTGCATCCTTATAAAAACCACCGATCACGCGGCGGCGCATGTTGACATGCAATAATTCCTGATCGAAAATCAGCGTTTCGCCACCTACATTCAAAGCTAGAGGAAAAAGCGATGCGCACAGATCTGGACAGAGATAGCGAAGATCTGTTTCAACGCAGGCTTCTTGAAAAAGAAGCGCAAAGCGAAGCACTGTTTTCTCACAAAAATGTCTATACTAAAGCCTTCCAAGACTACGTTCGACAGCAAGTTTTTGAAAAGCACAAAAGAATAACCGTTGGAAAGCCTGCTTTTGCACCCAAGTTTTAAGTGTCGAGCCCATTATGGCTCGTTTGTCTCCAGGAAACGACTAAATACTCCTTAACATCATGTATCCCCGAAATACTCCATTCAAGATTTTTTTTACTATTATCTCCCATTACTGTGAGTGGGCCATGTTGCTCTTATCATTTGCTTTTTCTTTACCCTGTGGAATGCTATCGGTACGTTTAAATCTAAAGCATCTACACATAACCAGAGAGGACATATTATCACTCACAACAAAATTACCAATAAAGATAGGCATGGCCCAAGCGCAGCAATCGCTTAGCGCCTTCCCATCGACAGCTCACTTACCCTATGAATGATTGGTGTTATTACTTTCAACCTACAGATATTCACTTAATCCAAAGCGTTCCGCAGGGAGAGATGGGGTTTATCAGGAGAGTGAGGGACGACCTGGAGTCAGCGCTGAAGCGTACGCAGGAATCCAATATGTATATTTACAACCCTTCATGTGCTTCTGATTTAACTTTTATATTATCGAATATAGCAAGCCGTCTGACGTCAAATACTAACCCACTCCTTCAATTGGATTTTCACGGACACCGAGAAAACGGGTGCCTACTCGCTTCAGGCGAGTTCGTTTCTTGGCCGAGCTTGTCACATAGTCTCGGAGAAATAAATCTTCGATGTAAAAACCGCTTAGCAGTAATCTCTTGCGCATGTTTTAGTTTTAAACTTATCCGACTCGATCGCCTCGACGTACCTGCACCATTTAATTTTCTTGCCGCGCCAAGCGAGGAAATTACTATCGGCTCGCTTCAGCAGAGACTTACCCGATTTTATCAAGCACTTATCGATCAACGAGATCTCGAAAACGCCCTTAAGTCACTCCAGCCTGAATTCTCATTCCATTGGCCTGAGTATGATCTGTTTTTTGTCATTCGCGATGAATTAAACAAGTACAGGGGAAACAAGGGGCGGAAAAACTTAGAAGAAGCTGTTAGCAGCGCAATAGTGTCTGGCCAAATAGAGCCCAATCAAATTGCTGTATTGCGAAGAAGGCTCAGAAGATTAGCTCAGGACTTTACTGAGGCAGATTTAGCAAAGTTGGTGCATGATTATCTGTGTGGCCGAAAACCGTTTTTCACAGTTGAGGACCTGCGCACCATTGAAAGAAACCCGTACTGGATGCGCTGACTTTGTTGGTCTATCGGGTCAGGATGCAAGACAGCTCCATCTTTTACAAGAACCTTCAACGCGGATCAACAACGTGATTGGAACACTAGGTCATTCAGGCCAGATAAACGTTTGAAAAACCGCTAGAAAGCACCGCCAAACTGATGAATATTGCCAGAAACGACGTTTCCTTTTTGGCAAACAAAAAGCCCCGAACCGTGATGGTTCGGGGCTTTCAGCGTATCGGGCCATGCGTTGAAGCATAACTTGTCTACCCCGTAGTTCACCCATAATCTGTCATTTTGTACAGGTTATGGGTGAATCCACACTCAAATAAGCGGGGTTTTTTTATGTGGTGCCCAGAGGCGGAATCGAACCACCGACACGGGGATTTTCAATCCCCTGCTCTACCGACTGAGCTATCTGGGCGTTTTGGCTTGTGGCGGCTGCGGCCACGAAGGGTGCGTATTAAACCCGTTGGGGGCGATCTAGTCAAGGGGGTTTATACGCTTTTTTTCTTAGATATTACCGGTAAGAGTTTAGCGCTGTTGCCTACGGTTGATGGGTGTTGATTTTGTAGTCAGCACTGGCTCAAAAGTAGACAGGTTGGGCTAATTGGGTGGCGCAGCGGCGCTGCGCCGGATTGGGTTACCAGGCTTTGTAGGGCAGGAACTTCCCGTTCAGGGTAAGTACAACGCGGTCGCCTTTGGGGTTTTCTTCTTTCGCCACGTCCATGGTGAAGTCGATGGCGCTCATAATGCCATCGCCAAACTTTTCCTGGATCACTTCTTTCAGAGTATCGCCGTATACGCCAACCACTTCGTACAGGCGGTAGATTAATGGGTCTTGCGGCACTTCTTTGTCCCAGGCTTTGGTGGGGTATTCCATTAACGCGGCTTTGGCGCCTTCTGGCAGTTCCAGGTAGGCACACAGCTTTTCGGCTACGGCTTCAGGCATGCTGTTCATGCCCAGGCAGGCAGAGGTAACCCACACGGTGCCCATACCCAGCTCGGCGGCTATGCCTTCCCAGGTGAGGTTGCGTTCTTTTTTAGCGAGGATGATAGCTTCTGTCACGTCGATTTTTTTCATGGTTTACTCCGATTGGTGGTTACAGTTGTTGGGCCAGCAGGCCGAGACATATTACAAACAGGATGGCGGAAACCCCCTGCCAGAAGGCGACGGGGTTGCGCTCTATAAAGGGAGGGCGTGCCTGGTTCTGGAAATTGCGGTTAGGGTGTCGCAGGTCGTAGATAAATTCTGACAACACCGGGTAGCGCTTGTGGGGCTGGATGTGGACCGCTTTTTTAAGGCTGTGGTCGATCCAGTCTGGCACATCACTCCTGATCTGGATTAACGGGCGGTAGCGCAGCTTGCGCTGAGCCGCGCGGGAATGACTGCTGGAGACCTGACTGCCGTAGGGCAGCTGACCGCTGAGCATGTGATAGCAAATCACCCCCAGGGAGAACAGGTCGCTGCGGGTGCTGCCTTCTTCGCCAACAAAATACTCTGGTGCGGTGTACTGCGCTGTGCCTTGAATATCGTGGGTTTGGCGGATTTCCGCCACGCCAGCAACCCGGGTGGAGCCGAAATCGATGATTTTTACGGTGCCGTTGGCATCGAGCAGTACGTTGGCAGGTCGCAAGTCTTGATGGATCATTTCCTGGCGATGAAACGCCTGCAGCCCTTTGGCAATCTGCTCAATAATCGCCCGCACACATTCAAGGCTGGGCTGCGGGTTGTCGCGCATCCATTGGGCCAGGGTTTGGCCTTCGATGTAGTCGGTTACCTGGTACAGGTAATTGCGCTTGCGGCCAGCATCGAACGCGGGCAGCACGTGGGGGTTATGGATGCGCCTCGCTATCCAGTCTTCCATTAGGAATCGCTCGAGGTAGAGCGGATCGTTACGCATTTCCACCGAGGGTGTTTTTAACGCAACCTTGCGACCAGTGTGTTCGTCGCTGGCGAGGTACACGTGGCTGCGGCTGCTGATGTAAAGCTCTCGCTCAATCAGGTAACCGTCGAACGTCATACGCGCCTGTAAGCGGGGAGGCAGTGGCAAGGTGGTGATCTGTTCGCTGACCTCGCCCACCTGCTGATCGGGCAGTTGCTCTACCCGCACTAGTTGCACACTGAGGTTGTCGTCGCTGCCTGCCGCGAGAGCCTGCGCCACCAGCAGCCGCGCCGCTGCGCTGAAATCGTCGTCGTTCGCCGCCAGTGCGGCGCTCACCAATTCCGGCGTGGTGTGCTCGTAGACCCCGTCGCTGGCAATCATAAAGGTATCGCCTTCCTCTACCGCCAGGGCGCGATAGGCCAGCACCAGGTTTTGCTGCATACCCAACGCGCTGGTGAGGTAGCTGTTGGCGCTGTCTTGATAGTGACGGTGGTCTTCGGTGAGTTGTTCTAGCTGGTTGGTGTGCACCCGATATACACGGGTATCGCCAGCGTGAAAAATATGGATTTTATGCGCTTTAAAAATAGCCGCGCTAAAGGTGCACAAATACCCTTTTTCGCGGTTGTAGCGGTAGGGGCCATTGCGGGTTTGGGAGTAGAGCCAGGAGTTGGTGGCGCTGATTACGCTTTCCGCGGCTTTGCGGACCGACCAGGCTTCGCTGGTGCAATAGTAATCCTGCAGGAAACTCGAAACCGCAGCTTCGCTGGCCACCTGGCTCACGTTACTGCTGCTTACGCCATCTGCAATTGCCAGGGTGATGCCCTTGGTGCTCAGCAGTGGTTCCTTGGGGATGCATGCGCCTAGTGCGTCCTGATTAACCGCTTTTGCGCCTTTACTGGAATACTGCCCCAGGCTTACACGTAAGGTTTTTTTCATTCAAAAAAGCCTCCACCCCGCAGGGTGGAGAGGGAGAGTGGTATTAAGCAACGGTGCGATTGGGGCTGGTACGCACATGCGTGAGGTACAGCGGCAAGCCAACCAATAAAAAGCCGCCCACCAGGTTACCCAATGCGGTGGGAATTTCGTTCCAGATAAAGTAATCCGCGATGGTGAAGTCGCCACCCATGATCATGGAGAACGGGAACAAGAACATGTTAACAATAGAGTGCTCAAAGCCCATGAAGAAGAACAGCATTACGGGCATCCACATCGCAGCCATTTTGCTACCGGCTGAGGTGGAGATCATTGCGCCAACCACGCCCATGGATACCATCCAGTTGCACAGCATGCCGCGAATAAAAATGGTGAACCAGCCGGAAAGGCCGTGCTCTTTGTAACCCAGGGTTCGGCCTTCGCCAATGTGGCTGACTTTATCCGCAATTGCGCCACCGTCGACGCTGTAGCCATAGGTAAGAATGAACGACATCATAAACGCGGTGGTCAGTGCGCCAGCAAAGTTACCGCAAAATACAATACCCCAGTTGCGTAGCACACCGCCCAGAGTAACGCCGGGGCGTTTGTCGATCAGTGCGAGTGGCACGAGGGTGAACACGCCAGTGAGAAGGTCAAATTTCATCAGGTACAACATGATGAAACCGACGGGGAACAGGATTGCGCCAACCAGTGGCTGACCGGTTTTAACCGCGACAGTAATTGCGAATATAGCGGCCAGACCGAGGATCGCACCTGCCATAAACGCTCGAATAAAGGTGTCCTTAGTGGACATGAAAACTTTCTGTTCTCCGGAATCGACCATCTTGGTCACGAATTCACTTGGTTCAATGTAAGCCATTGTGAGCCTCTTCAAAGTTCTAGCTATTGTTGATACATCAGACCGCCCGATGCCTGAGGCGCTAGAGCAATTAGCAGACCAAATTGCTTTATTTTTGTACAAACCATTGATATTGAAAGAAATTTTCGCCGTATTCGCCAACCGAATCAGACGACACACGACCATTTTCAGCACCATATCAATGCATAAATGCACTCAATAGACGCGAAACGACTAACCAAAACAACGTTAATCCTCAAGTCGCAAGCACAAAATCGCAC of the Teredinibacter turnerae T7901 genome contains:
- the cynS gene encoding cyanase, with the protein product MKKIDVTEAIILAKKERNLTWEGIAAELGMGTVWVTSACLGMNSMPEAVAEKLCAYLELPEGAKAALMEYPTKAWDKEVPQDPLIYRLYEVVGVYGDTLKEVIQEKFGDGIMSAIDFTMDVAKEENPKGDRVVLTLNGKFLPYKAW
- a CDS encoding helix-turn-helix domain-containing protein, with amino-acid sequence MTPFSVVLGELRRSRGLRQTQLGQSIGVEPCYISSMENGHKGPASTPVLNKIVYALSLSDVEAASLLASAEISKPLRRIPRQANVREYELVHALWQRLGTLSDEQVQLMLLALKMTEKPTEKEGISK
- a CDS encoding formate/nitrite transporter family protein; translated protein: MAYIEPSEFVTKMVDSGEQKVFMSTKDTFIRAFMAGAILGLAAIFAITVAVKTGQPLVGAILFPVGFIMLYLMKFDLLTGVFTLVPLALIDKRPGVTLGGVLRNWGIVFCGNFAGALTTAFMMSFILTYGYSVDGGAIADKVSHIGEGRTLGYKEHGLSGWFTIFIRGMLCNWMVSMGVVGAMISTSAGSKMAAMWMPVMLFFFMGFEHSIVNMFLFPFSMIMGGDFTIADYFIWNEIPTALGNLVGGFLLVGLPLYLTHVRTSPNRTVA
- a CDS encoding bifunctional protein-serine/threonine kinase/phosphatase, giving the protein MKKTLRVSLGQYSSKGAKAVNQDALGACIPKEPLLSTKGITLAIADGVSSSNVSQVASEAAVSSFLQDYYCTSEAWSVRKAAESVISATNSWLYSQTRNGPYRYNREKGYLCTFSAAIFKAHKIHIFHAGDTRVYRVHTNQLEQLTEDHRHYQDSANSYLTSALGMQQNLVLAYRALAVEEGDTFMIASDGVYEHTTPELVSAALAANDDDFSAAARLLVAQALAAGSDDNLSVQLVRVEQLPDQQVGEVSEQITTLPLPPRLQARMTFDGYLIERELYISSRSHVYLASDEHTGRKVALKTPSVEMRNDPLYLERFLMEDWIARRIHNPHVLPAFDAGRKRNYLYQVTDYIEGQTLAQWMRDNPQPSLECVRAIIEQIAKGLQAFHRQEMIHQDLRPANVLLDANGTVKIIDFGSTRVAGVAEIRQTHDIQGTAQYTAPEYFVGEEGSTRSDLFSLGVICYHMLSGQLPYGSQVSSSHSRAAQRKLRYRPLIQIRSDVPDWIDHSLKKAVHIQPHKRYPVLSEFIYDLRHPNRNFQNQARPPFIERNPVAFWQGVSAILFVICLGLLAQQL